The sequence CGCTGTGGTTAAGGCCGCCCTTTTAGAAGAGAGGTATCCCAACCTCTCGTTTTTGCTCCGGGTGCACCCTTTTAAGCCATGCCCCTTAAGCGACAAAAGTGTCGACCTTCCCAAACAAGACCTTGAAGCGATCTATGTCTATGGCCTCAATGAAACAGCCTATCTTTCTTTAAAAACATGGCTATTAGAAAACCCCGAAAGAGAGCTGATTTTTTTAGAGGAAAACCTCGGCGCGCTCGATGCCTTTTTAGAAACCGAGCATGCCGGAGAAATCATCAACCATCCCCAAGTGCATCTCCGCTTCAATCTCGATAACAAAAGGCTCACCCCCTTTTTAGAGGAGTGTGCAGAGTCCTTTCCTTTTGAAAAAATTGCCGTGCTTTCTTCAGAAAAAACGTCCCGTTTTTACCGGATCCGCCTCAAGCTCCATCGCCTCACCACCATCCAACATGCCCTCTTTTTAGAGCGGTACTATTACCACCACCTTGTCAAAAACCTCGTCCCAAATTTTCGTCGCATGGACACCTCCTTCGATGGAAATGGGCTAAAAGGACAGTTTAAAAACGTCCCCGCCATCATCTGCGGCGCCGGCCCCTCTCTTTCAAACGATATCACAGCCCTCCGCACCCTCGATGATCGAGCCCTTATCATTGCAGGAGGCTCAGCCATTACCGCCCTTAGCAATCACAACATCCGCCCCCACTTTGGAATCGCGATCGATCCCAACGAAGAAGAGGTCGCCCGCTTCGAAAATAGCCGCGCCTTTGAGATGCCCCTTTTCTATGCCCCTCGTGTCCACCCCAAGATCTTTGACACCTTTAACGGTCCCCACGGCTACCTCAGCACCGGCACTGGAGGGCCCCTTGAAAAGTGGCTCGAAGAAAAACTCGGCCTGGGCCAAACGCCCCTTCAGCAAGGGTTTTCGATCGAAGCCCTTTCGGTGACCACCACCGCGATCGAGCTCGCTGCCACCCTCGGTTGCAGCCCCATTATCCTCCTTGGTGTTGACCTTGCCTTTACCGAAGGGAAGACCTACGCA comes from Candidatus Neptunochlamydia vexilliferae and encodes:
- a CDS encoding 6-hydroxymethylpterin diphosphokinase MptE-like protein, whose amino-acid sequence is MVKAALLEERYPNLSFLLRVHPFKPCPLSDKSVDLPKQDLEAIYVYGLNETAYLSLKTWLLENPERELIFLEENLGALDAFLETEHAGEIINHPQVHLRFNLDNKRLTPFLEECAESFPFEKIAVLSSEKTSRFYRIRLKLHRLTTIQHALFLERYYYHHLVKNLVPNFRRMDTSFDGNGLKGQFKNVPAIICGAGPSLSNDITALRTLDDRALIIAGGSAITALSNHNIRPHFGIAIDPNEEEVARFENSRAFEMPLFYAPRVHPKIFDTFNGPHGYLSTGTGGPLEKWLEEKLGLGQTPLQQGFSIEALSVTTTAIELAATLGCSPIILLGVDLAFTEGKTYASGVIADPTAPQEKTLKRKDIYGKPVNTLIKWVMESSAIATFAKNTPHLQLINATSGGLGFTNIPNMPLAQCPLSPPTDLRSKVHEAIQTHPLQVSADEVSTHLDILRASLLEARGYIQIALDELERIKGEDRDPETGKVIFAQMELETLDAYTCFLEGAAQSFIPLLMRKFRTSTENKWAFLFSKWKAYESLVGTLVSCLT